The Prunus persica cultivar Lovell chromosome G8, Prunus_persica_NCBIv2, whole genome shotgun sequence genome includes a region encoding these proteins:
- the LOC18767958 gene encoding TMV resistance protein N — translation MDLSTTQLLGAPSPSSSSSFTNSWTHDVFLSFRGEDTRYNFTDHLHKNLVQRGIRTFIDDELPRGEEISQALLDAIEGSRCSIIVFSENYASSKWCLDELVHIIQCRKSKQQMVWPVFYKVDPSDVRNQRGSYGEALNNHERKFKEQRLTNHDESKFEDNMKKVLRWKETLTEAANLSGSHYLEGRETKFIQNIVNEISLQVLYDTHINVAKYQVGIEARVQDLHKVLDVDGNDVRMVGIWGNGGIGKTTLAKAVYNSLAHVYEGSCFLENVRERSIPYGGLVDLQNLLLYEILRGKEIKVTSADKGISVIKERLSCKKVLVIVDDVDHLDQLNNLVGGCDWFGLGSRIIITTRDKHLLTSHQVSIIYKAKKLNFGESLDLFISWNGGRNKNLDDDYVKAAETVLKYAQGLPLALKVLGSHLCGRSIDEWHDALDGNLHSDIKKTLKISYDALEYSVQEVFLDIACFFKGRKVYDVIPILEGCDLKPKYAIKVLVDKALINIEQGTIGMHDLLEELGRGIVYQESPNEPGERSRLWFHEDVYRVLTEGTGTNNIKGIIAKFPTPDDICLSDDSFSKMKNLRLFINVNARFYGDHVDYLSNELRFLHWPGCPLQTLPSTFNPRKLVELYMPCSRLSQLGEGFKRLQNLTSMDFRSCEFLTKTPNISGIPNLQSLNLDDCTSLVEVHPSVGFHDKLVDLRLESCHNLTRFPIIKSKSLEVLNLEDCTRLETFPEIGGKMDSLRRMFLRGSGIKELPASIAYLISLEYLDLRSCENLTNLPPSIYELEHLNQICLQGSRKLVTFPNKVKSEVLGSAVSHPLALPSLEEFILEGSNLSEFNFLWTLDCVSTLSMLDLTRSDFLVSIPECITKFVNLRDLYLHGCKRLRDIPELPPKIVKLEASDCVSLERFSSLSNILKGKKDSQMIEFVDLCNCQRLCGNLARDLTKKQNILAKEQITLFFDHLLSSQKHGFQVVFPASFVALSTLFSCHKYVKERDESCEFLIEIPPNFKCQNQGLALYAAVENPQNKRRRYHGFLTKISVNQPGVLPHFIRFDYHFRKIGSGHVWLCYIRFREMFYRADRITWPQSPFACRVNFQNLTQDSLHFKSFGVHLVMTQDDEDLSIFTEDGESESDNLEDANERFDGDNCVDLCEDEQDSEPDYFSCEDNEDGYFY, via the exons ATGGATCTAAGCACCACTCAATTATTAGGAGCTccttccccttcttcttcttcttctttcaccAATTCATGGACACACGATGTGTTTCTCAGCTTTAGAGGTGAGGACACACGCTACAATTTCACAGACCATCTACACAAAAATTTGGTCCAGAGGGGCATCAGAACCTTCATAGATGATGAGCTCCcaagaggagaagaaatatcACAAGCACTTCTTGATGCAATTGAAGGATCGAGGTGTTCCATCATCGTATTCTCTGAAAACTATGCATCCTCGAAGTGGTGCTTGGATGAACTTGTTCATATCATTCAGTGTAGAAAATCAAAGCAACAGATGGTTTGGCCAGTTTTCTACAAAGTGGATCCCTCAGATGTAAGGAACCAAAGAGGTAGTTATGGCGAGGCACTGAATAACCATGAACGCAAATTCAAAGAACAGAGACTTACTAACCATGATGAAAGTAAATTCGAGGACAATATGAAGAAGGTGCTGAGATGGAAGGAAACCCTTACAGAAGCTGCAAATTTGTCTGGGTCGCATTACTTGGAGGg CCGTGAAACTAAATTTATTCAGAACATTGTCAACGAGATTTCCTTACAAGTATTATATGATACCCATATCAATGTGGCAAAATACCAAGTCGGAATAGAGGCTCGTGTACAAGATCTTCATAAAGTTTTAGATGTTGACGGAAATGATGTTCGCATGGTAGGAATATGGGGGAATGGTGGAATAGGAAAGACAACTCTTGCTAAAGCTGTTTATAACTCACTGGCCCATGTGTATGAAGGGAGTTGTTTTCTGGAAAATGTAAGAGAAAGATCAATACCATATGGAGGCCTAGTCGACCTAcaaaatcttcttctttatgaGATTCTAaggggaaaggaaataaaggtTACCAGTGCCGATAAAGGAATCAGTGTGATAAAGGAAAGGTTGAGTTGTAAAAAGGTCCTTGTAATTGTAGATGATGTAGATCATTTGGACCAGCTAAACAACTTAGTTGGAGGTTgtgattggtttggtttgggcaGTAGAATCATCATAACGACAAGAGATAAGCATTTGCTAACTTCTCATCAAGTTAGTATAatatacaaggccaagaaattAAACTTTGGTGAATCTCTTGATCTCTTCATTAGTTGGAATGGTGggagaaataaaaatttggatgATGATTATGTGAAAGCTGCAGAAACTGTGCTGAAGTATGCTCAAGGTCTTCCTTTAGCTCTCAAGGTTTTAGGTTCTCATCTATGTGGTAGAAGTATAGATGAGTGGCATGATGCATTGGATGGGAATCTGCACTCGGACATTAAAAAAACTCTCAAAATAAGTTATGATGCATTGGAATATTCGGTTCAAGAAGTTTTCCTTGACATAGCATGTTTCTTTAAAGGTAGAAAGGTGTACGATGTGATACCGATCCTGGAAGGTTGTGACCTCAAGCCTAAGTATGCTATTAAAGTACTCGTAGACAAGGCCCTCATAAATATTGAACAAGGCACAATTGGGATGCATGACTTGCTTGAAGAATTGGGTAGAGGAATAGTTTATCAAGAGTCGCCAAATGAGCCTGGTGAACGTAGCAGATTGTGGTTTCACGAGGATGTTTATCGTGTTCTAACAGAAGGAACA GGAACAAACAATATTAAAGGCATCATAGCAAAGTTTCCGACACCAGATGACATATGCTTGAGTGATGACAGCTTCTCAAAGATGAAAAACCTTCGACTTTTCATCAATGTGAATGCACGATTTTATGGCGATCACGTGGATTATCTATCTAATGAGTTGAGGTTTCTTCATTGGCCTGGTTGTCCTTTACAAACTTTACCATCTACTTTCAATCCAAGGAAACTTGTTGAACTTTATATGCCTTGTAGCCGCTTGTCACAACTTGGGGAGGGATTCAag cGTTTGCAAAATTTGACGTCCATGGATTTTAGGAGTTGTGAATTCCTAACAAAAACACCAAATATCTCTGGAATTCCAAACTTACAGTCCTTGAATCTAGACGACTGCACAAGTTTAGTTGAGGTTCATCCTTCTGTTGGATTTCATGATAAGCTTGTGGACTTGAGGCTTGAGAGTTGCCATAACCTCACACGATTTCCAATAATCAAGTCAAAATCTCTAGAAGTTCTCAATCTTGAAGATTGCACAAGACTAGAGACTTTCCCTGAAATTGGGGGAAAGATGGATTCCTTACGTCGCATGTTTCTACGTGGTAGTGGCATCAAAGAATTGCCTGCGTCAATTGCCTATCTCATCAGTCTTGAATATTTAGACCTAAGAAGTTGTGAAAATCTTACGAATCTGCCGCCCAGCATTTATGAGTTGGAACATCTAAACCAAATTTGTCTCCAAGGAAGTCGAAAGCTTGTTACATTTCCAAATAAAGTGAAGTCTGAAGTTTTGGGGAGTGCAGTATCACATCCTTTAGCGCTTCCCAGTCTTGAGGAATTCATTTTGGAAGGAAGCAATTTATCAGAATTTAATTTCCTCTGGACTCTTGATTGTGTGTCTACATTGAGCATGCTTGATCTAACACGAAGTGATTTCCTTGTAAGTATTCCCGAATGCATTACGAAATTTGTCAATTTGCGGGATCTTTACTTGCATGGCTGCAAGAGGCTTCGAGATATTCCGGAACTTCCACCAAAAATAGTAAAGTTAGAGGCGAGTGATTGCGTATCATTGGAAAGGTTTTCATCATTGTCCAACATTTTGAAAGGTAAAAAAGACTCACAAATGATTGAGTTCGTGGACTTGTGTAATTGCCAGAGACTGTGCGGCAATCTGGCTCGTGACCTCACAAAGAAGCAAAACATTTTAGCAAAGGAGCAGATCACTCTCTTCTTTGATCACCTTCTGTCTTCACAGAAACATGGATTTCAGGTTGTATTCCCAGCAAGTTTTGTAGCTCTCTCGACGTTGTTCAGCTGTCATAAGTATGTGAAGGAGCGTGATGAATCATGTGaatttttgattgaaatccctCCAAACTTCAAATGCCAGAACCAAGGATTGGCTCTATACGCTGCTGTTGAAAACCCGCAAAATAAAAGACGACGTTACCATggttttctaacaaaaatttcCGTCAATCAGCCTGGAGTGCTACCTCATTTTATTCGGTTCGATTACCATTTCAGAAAGATAGGGTCAGGTCATGTGTGGCTGTGCTATATTCGATTCAGAGAAATGTTTTACCGGGCTGATCGGATTACCTGGCCGCAGTCGCCTTTTGCGTGTCGAGTTAATTTCCAGAATTTGACACAAGATTCGCTGCATTTTAAAAGCTTCGGGGTCCACCTGGTAATGACACAGGATGATGAAGACCTGTCTATATTTACGGAAGATGGTGAGTCTGAATCCGATAACTTGGAAGATGCTAATGAGAGGTTTGATGGAGATAATTGTGTTGATCTATGTGAAGATGAGCAAGACTCGGAACCTGACTACTTCAGCTGTGAAGATAATGAAGATGGCTACTTTtactga